A DNA window from Agarivorans sp. TSD2052 contains the following coding sequences:
- a CDS encoding HlyD family type I secretion periplasmic adaptor subunit has translation MSKQSQDISEEELKFVDDINAAILMKTPRRSRRLLWLIFVLMACALYWAHWAQVDEVTIGSGKVIPSRQIQTIQNLEGGILKQILVTEGEKVEPGQPLLLIDDTRFRSDFREQQQRVINLEADVARLKSEIASIQLKPQLGLEQWQDQVKIIDVDIEFSDTLEQNYPSEVTGQQLQKNARLRALQNQLSITAGQIDQKQQELLELKSKVLHVNNSYKLLLEELKITKPLAEEGIVSQVEILKLRRQANDLNGELQSSKLLEPKIRSAIAETIYKRRDIALAFLSEARKELNQIEAELQPLSEGQVGLRDRVDRTSVMSPVKGTVKKIYINTVGGVVQPGMSIMEIVPMEDNLLVEAKIQPKDIAFLRPGLKTVVKFSAYDFSIYGGLDGQLEHISADTILDEEGNSYYLVRVRTDKNYLGSDSAPLPIIPGMLSSVDIITGKKSILDYLLKPIIKAQQSALRER, from the coding sequence ATGAGTAAGCAATCACAAGATATCTCAGAGGAAGAACTAAAGTTTGTCGATGACATCAACGCCGCCATTTTGATGAAGACTCCGCGTCGTTCGCGTCGTTTGTTATGGCTTATTTTTGTGTTGATGGCCTGTGCGTTGTATTGGGCGCATTGGGCTCAGGTTGATGAAGTCACTATTGGCTCAGGAAAAGTAATTCCATCACGGCAGATCCAAACTATTCAAAACCTTGAAGGTGGCATTCTTAAACAGATTTTAGTTACCGAAGGTGAGAAAGTAGAACCCGGTCAGCCACTGTTACTTATTGACGATACCCGTTTTCGTTCTGATTTTAGAGAGCAGCAGCAGCGAGTGATCAACTTAGAGGCTGATGTAGCGCGCTTAAAAAGTGAAATAGCCAGTATTCAATTAAAGCCTCAACTTGGTCTCGAGCAATGGCAAGACCAAGTGAAAATTATTGATGTTGATATCGAGTTTAGCGATACACTTGAGCAGAACTACCCTTCAGAGGTCACCGGTCAGCAACTTCAAAAAAATGCCCGGTTACGCGCTTTGCAAAACCAACTCTCTATTACTGCTGGGCAAATTGATCAAAAGCAGCAAGAGTTACTAGAGCTGAAGTCTAAAGTGCTGCATGTAAATAACAGTTATAAATTGCTTTTAGAAGAATTAAAGATAACCAAGCCTTTAGCGGAAGAAGGTATTGTTTCACAAGTCGAAATTCTTAAGCTACGCCGTCAAGCCAATGACTTAAACGGCGAACTACAAAGTAGTAAACTACTGGAACCTAAAATTCGTAGCGCGATTGCCGAAACTATTTACAAGCGACGTGATATCGCTTTAGCTTTTTTGAGTGAGGCTCGAAAGGAGTTAAACCAGATTGAAGCTGAACTACAGCCTTTAAGTGAAGGGCAGGTTGGTCTTCGAGATAGGGTTGATAGAACTTCGGTAATGTCACCAGTTAAAGGTACAGTGAAGAAAATCTACATTAATACTGTAGGAGGAGTGGTTCAACCAGGCATGAGTATCATGGAAATTGTGCCTATGGAAGACAACTTATTAGTTGAAGCAAAAATTCAACCAAAAGACATTGCTTTTCTTCGCCCAGGGCTTAAAACTGTTGTTAAATTCAGTGCTTATGATTTTTCTATCTATGGCGGTTTAGACGGGCAGCTAGAGCACATCAGTGCCGATACCATCTTAGATGAAGAAGGTAATAGTTACTATTTAGTGCGGGTTCGAACCGACAAAAACTATCTCGGTAGTGATAGCGCACCATTGCCAATTATTCCGGGTATGCTATCCAGTGTGGATATTATTACGGGTAAGAAAAGCATTTTAGATTATCTGCTAAAACCGATTATTAAAGCGCAGCAATCTGCGCTTCGAGAACGATAA